One part of the Mariniflexile litorale genome encodes these proteins:
- a CDS encoding glycoside hydrolase family 125 protein, whose amino-acid sequence MQRRKFIQNTVMFGGLTMVNPNHLMASNVTGKFPVVRLPKGERNFNSTEIEKAIKEFQKNIKDEELVWLFNNCFPNTLDTTVTFSKKNGKPHTYVITGDIDAMWLRDSSAQVWPYMAFVDKDKDLKDLIAGVINTQTAYILKDPYANAFYEDPNKKGEWTTDYTDMLPGVHERKYEIDSLCYPIRLGYNYWKTTGDTSPFDADWQKAIKATLKVFIDQQEKNGKNPYHFQRETPKGTDTRPLKGYGYPVNPVGLICSAFRPSDDATVFSFLIPSNFFAVVSLDQAAEMMEEIAHDVKTAKELRALSTEVKEALQDYAIVNHPKYGDIYAFEVDGYGNHLLMDDANVPSLLSLPYLDAIDSNDTIYQNTRKFVLSLDNPFFFKGKAAEGIGGPHVGLDMIWPMAIIMQGLTSNKPKEIKECIAMLKATHAGTGFMHETFHKDNPNDFTRSWFAWANTLFGEFLWKTYQQNPKLLS is encoded by the coding sequence ATGCAAAGAAGAAAATTTATACAGAATACAGTGATGTTTGGAGGTTTAACAATGGTGAATCCAAACCATTTAATGGCCTCAAACGTTACGGGTAAATTTCCAGTAGTTAGATTGCCTAAAGGCGAAAGGAATTTCAATAGCACGGAAATAGAGAAAGCTATTAAAGAATTTCAAAAAAACATAAAGGATGAAGAACTCGTTTGGCTATTTAACAATTGTTTTCCTAATACTCTTGATACCACAGTTACTTTTAGTAAAAAAAATGGTAAACCTCATACTTATGTTATTACAGGAGACATCGATGCTATGTGGTTGCGAGATAGTTCGGCCCAAGTATGGCCTTATATGGCTTTTGTTGATAAAGATAAAGATCTAAAAGATTTAATAGCAGGTGTAATAAATACACAAACAGCGTATATTCTTAAAGACCCATATGCGAATGCATTTTACGAAGATCCTAATAAAAAGGGTGAGTGGACTACAGATTATACTGACATGTTACCAGGTGTTCATGAACGTAAATATGAAATAGATTCTTTATGCTATCCAATTAGGTTAGGGTATAATTATTGGAAAACCACGGGCGATACATCCCCTTTTGATGCCGATTGGCAAAAAGCAATAAAGGCTACATTAAAAGTTTTTATTGATCAACAAGAAAAAAACGGAAAAAATCCATATCATTTTCAAAGAGAAACACCCAAAGGAACAGATACAAGACCTCTTAAAGGTTATGGTTATCCTGTAAATCCTGTTGGATTAATTTGTTCAGCATTTAGACCCAGTGATGATGCAACGGTATTTTCGTTTTTAATTCCTTCTAATTTTTTCGCAGTTGTTAGTTTAGATCAAGCTGCTGAAATGATGGAAGAAATAGCTCATGATGTAAAAACAGCAAAAGAGTTGAGAGCATTAAGCACCGAAGTTAAAGAAGCATTACAAGATTACGCCATTGTTAATCATCCTAAATATGGTGATATTTATGCTTTTGAAGTTGATGGTTATGGAAATCATTTATTAATGGATGATGCAAATGTGCCTAGTTTATTATCGCTTCCTTATTTAGACGCAATTGATAGTAATGATACAATATATCAAAATACAAGAAAATTTGTACTATCATTAGATAATCCTTTTTTCTTTAAAGGAAAAGCAGCCGAAGGTATTGGTGGGCCTCATGTAGGTCTAGACATGATTTGGCCAATGGCAATCATCATGCAAGGATTAACCAGTAATAAACCAAAAGAAATTAAAGAATGCATCGCAATGCTAAAAGCGACTCATGCTGGTACAGGTTTTATGCATGAAACTTTTCATAAAGACAATCCAAATGATTTTACAAGATCTTGGTTCGCATGGGCAAATACACTTTTTGGAGAATTTTTATGGAAAACCTATCAACAAAACCCTAAACTATTGTCTTAA
- a CDS encoding LacI family DNA-binding transcriptional regulator, whose product MKNKRHSIKDIAAVIGVSVTTVSFVLNGKAEEKKISKVVTDKILKYVEKIKYKPNQTAQSLRTGKSKIIVFMVEDISNYFFAKLARIMEDIAYKKGYKVLFCSNENNDEKSIDLINLFKDRQVDGYIIIPSAGIKSKIEELIEEGFPVILFDRYFPELDTNYVVVNNKEASYNATKHLIDNNFQHIGFVTIDVQQTQMIDRLNGYKEAITEAGFNENILKISLQDLTNYGGENSIQEFLEKTPKLDALYFATNYLALSGLKVLNENFPHYINKLGIITFDDLDFFGIYRPTISAISQPFSEIAQTLMNLMLSLLKNDIKGSPITQIKLKTNLVVRSSSQKR is encoded by the coding sequence ATGAAGAATAAACGTCATTCCATTAAAGACATTGCAGCAGTTATAGGAGTCTCTGTTACTACAGTATCATTTGTGCTTAATGGTAAAGCTGAAGAAAAAAAAATATCAAAAGTTGTTACAGATAAAATTTTAAAGTATGTTGAAAAAATTAAATACAAACCTAATCAAACAGCTCAAAGTTTAAGAACGGGTAAATCTAAGATTATCGTTTTTATGGTTGAAGATATTTCTAATTATTTTTTCGCAAAACTTGCAAGAATTATGGAAGATATCGCTTATAAAAAGGGATATAAGGTTTTGTTTTGCAGCAATGAAAATAATGATGAAAAATCAATAGATTTAATAAATTTATTTAAAGACAGGCAGGTTGATGGCTATATTATTATTCCATCAGCAGGAATAAAATCAAAAATTGAAGAGCTCATAGAGGAAGGGTTTCCCGTAATACTTTTTGACCGTTATTTTCCCGAGTTAGATACTAATTACGTTGTTGTAAATAATAAAGAAGCATCATACAATGCAACAAAACATCTCATTGATAATAATTTTCAACATATTGGATTTGTAACAATAGATGTTCAGCAAACTCAAATGATAGATCGATTGAATGGTTATAAAGAAGCGATTACCGAAGCGGGTTTTAATGAAAATATACTAAAAATATCTCTTCAAGATTTAACTAATTATGGCGGTGAAAATAGTATTCAGGAATTTTTAGAGAAAACACCTAAATTAGATGCCTTATATTTTGCTACAAACTATCTAGCCTTAAGTGGTTTGAAGGTTTTAAATGAAAACTTTCCTCATTACATAAACAAATTAGGAATTATAACTTTTGATGATTTAGATTTTTTCGGGATATACAGACCAACTATTTCTGCTATATCTCAACCATTTTCTGAAATTGCTCAAACACTTATGAATTTAATGCTATCTCTGCTTAAAAATGACATAAAGGGTTCTCCAATCACTCAAATTAAGTTAAAAACAAATCTTGTTGTTAGAAGCTCCTCTCAAAAAAGGTAG
- a CDS encoding LacI family DNA-binding transcriptional regulator, translated as MKNKRHSIKDIAKSMGVSVTTVSFVLNGKAEEKKISKAVTKKILDYVEKIEYKPNQFAQGLRTGKSKIIVFMVEDFYFFFAKLATIIEDLAYKKGYKVIFCTNENKDNKSIELIDLYRNIKVDGYIIIPSPGLMPKIKELIDEGLPVILTDRYFPELDSNYVVIDNKEASYRATKHLITNNFKNIGFVTNDIEQTQMLDRLNGYKEAIEESNLSTHVITIPFDEYTLTRNKLEDNIKKFIEEMPQLDAIYFATNYLAISGLNVIKKNFPHYMDELGIMSFDDLDFFEFYTPTITAVSQPYFEIAQSLMDLMLNLLKDGKKNGGTTRIKLKTNLEIRNSTLSR; from the coding sequence ATGAAAAATAAGCGGCATTCAATAAAAGATATTGCAAAAAGCATGGGAGTTTCCGTAACAACTGTTTCCTTTGTTTTGAATGGGAAAGCAGAGGAGAAAAAAATTTCTAAAGCTGTTACTAAAAAAATTCTAGATTATGTTGAAAAAATAGAATATAAACCCAATCAATTTGCTCAAGGTTTAAGAACTGGTAAATCTAAGATCATAGTTTTTATGGTCGAAGATTTTTACTTTTTTTTCGCAAAGCTCGCAACAATTATTGAAGATTTAGCATATAAAAAGGGCTATAAAGTTATTTTTTGTACTAATGAAAATAAAGATAATAAATCCATAGAGCTAATTGATTTATATAGAAACATAAAGGTTGATGGGTATATAATTATACCTTCTCCAGGATTAATGCCTAAAATTAAAGAGTTAATCGATGAGGGGCTTCCTGTAATACTTACCGATCGTTATTTCCCTGAATTAGATAGTAATTATGTTGTTATTGACAATAAAGAAGCTTCTTATAGGGCTACAAAGCATCTTATAACTAATAATTTTAAAAACATAGGGTTTGTTACTAATGATATAGAGCAAACTCAAATGTTGGATCGGCTTAATGGATATAAAGAAGCTATTGAAGAAAGCAATTTAAGTACACATGTAATAACAATACCTTTTGATGAATATACTCTAACTAGGAATAAATTAGAAGATAATATAAAGAAATTTATTGAAGAAATGCCTCAATTAGATGCTATTTATTTTGCAACTAATTATTTAGCAATAAGTGGTCTTAATGTAATAAAAAAGAATTTTCCTCATTATATGGATGAGTTGGGTATTATGAGTTTTGATGACCTTGACTTTTTTGAATTTTATACGCCAACCATTACAGCAGTGAGCCAACCTTATTTTGAAATAGCTCAATCTCTGATGGATTTGATGCTCAATTTACTTAAGGATGGAAAGAAAAATGGAGGAACAACAAGAATAAAATTAAAAACGAACCTTGAAATAAGAAATTCAACTCTTTCAAGGTGA
- a CDS encoding vanadium-dependent haloperoxidase: MLKNKIYKNDLIRIKSASILVAFLFLVGCKKEPVLQIDSLKNGTYFNETVKQLTDIIVHDVFSPPVASRIYAYPSIAAYECLIFGNGNFMSMAGQLNGLNPIPKPKKEEVYNFEVAALKAYIDVGKSLVFSEEKFDPYEKELFDKIKNDGLDKAILKRSLKYGELVALHILEWVDKDNYKQTRTMSKYPVSEDDASWRPTPPDYMDGIEPDWNKIRTFIIDSASQFIPDPPTPFNLKKGSVFYKEIMEVYNTGKNLNKEEDAIAKFWDCNPFVSHHQGHAMFATKKITPGGHWIGITSIAIKKQGLNFQEAVEAYTRVSVALADAFISCWDEKYRSVLIRPETLINQYIDANWMPLLQTPPFPEYTSGHSVVSGAASVVLTDLFGDDFYFNDTSEVEFGLPTRQFNSFNDAAEEAAISRLYGGIHYMPAIKNGVSQGRKVGGFVVNHLTTRK, translated from the coding sequence ATGTTAAAAAACAAAATTTATAAGAATGATTTGATTAGAATTAAATCAGCAAGTATTCTAGTAGCTTTTCTGTTTTTAGTTGGATGTAAAAAAGAACCTGTTCTACAGATTGATTCATTAAAAAATGGGACTTACTTTAATGAAACTGTCAAGCAACTTACAGATATTATTGTTCACGATGTTTTTTCTCCTCCGGTTGCTAGTAGAATATATGCTTATCCAAGTATTGCTGCCTACGAATGTTTAATCTTTGGAAATGGTAATTTTATGTCTATGGCAGGTCAGTTGAATGGTCTTAATCCAATTCCCAAGCCTAAAAAAGAAGAGGTATATAATTTTGAAGTAGCAGCCTTAAAGGCCTATATAGATGTTGGTAAAAGTTTGGTTTTTTCTGAAGAGAAATTTGATCCTTACGAAAAGGAATTGTTTGATAAAATAAAGAATGATGGATTAGATAAAGCGATTTTAAAAAGGTCTTTAAAATATGGAGAGTTGGTAGCTCTTCATATTCTAGAATGGGTAGATAAGGATAATTACAAGCAGACAAGAACCATGTCAAAATATCCAGTAAGTGAAGATGATGCGTCTTGGCGACCTACACCACCTGATTATATGGATGGTATTGAACCAGATTGGAATAAGATCAGAACATTTATTATTGATTCAGCTTCTCAATTTATTCCAGATCCACCTACACCATTTAATTTAAAAAAAGGCAGTGTGTTTTATAAAGAAATAATGGAGGTGTATAACACAGGTAAAAACCTCAATAAAGAGGAGGATGCAATAGCTAAATTTTGGGATTGTAATCCGTTTGTATCACATCATCAGGGGCATGCCATGTTTGCTACAAAAAAAATCACACCAGGGGGACATTGGATAGGAATTACTTCCATTGCAATTAAAAAACAGGGATTGAATTTTCAGGAAGCTGTTGAAGCCTACACGAGAGTGTCGGTTGCATTAGCAGATGCATTTATTAGCTGTTGGGATGAAAAATACAGAAGTGTTTTAATACGTCCAGAAACGTTAATTAATCAATATATAGATGCCAATTGGATGCCACTTTTACAAACCCCTCCATTTCCAGAATATACTAGCGGACATAGTGTTGTTTCAGGTGCAGCTTCCGTGGTGCTTACAGATTTATTTGGTGATGATTTTTATTTTAACGATACTAGCGAAGTAGAATTTGGTTTACCAACACGTCAATTTAACTCTTTTAATGACGCTGCTGAAGAGGCTGCAATTAGTCGACTTTATGGTGGTATACATTATATGCCTGCAATTAAAAATGGTGTAAGTCAGGGAAGAAAAGTGGGAGGTTTTGTGGTGAATCATCTAACGACAAGAAAATAG
- a CDS encoding VCBS repeat-containing protein, protein MACSNLEEKDIGFSLVPSSKSGINFQNNVEETDTFNFLKYIYFYNGAGVAAGDLNGDGLDDLYFTANMELNKLYLNKGDLTFEDITEYTKMGGSKDTWYTGVTFVDINGDGRLDIYLSQIGEFVNTNGRNQLYINYGNDKNGYPIFKEEASKYGLNLATTTTQTAFFDYDLDGDLDAYFLNHSDYNKGIFGPATQRKVIHPIGDKLFRNDNNTFVDVTEESGLYSSLIGYGLGISVADINDDGYPDIYVGNDFHEDDYLYINNQDGTFSESLEKYMGHTSRFSMGTDIADINNDGLPDIMSLDMLAEDPQKLRTSQGEDSYPIFHYKLKFGYGYQYARNALQLNNGNETFSDIALFSGVAATDWSWSVLINDYDLDGSKDIFIANGIYRRSNDMDYMKYISNNSVKKNIKSGEKNIYKDIVSKMPSDRLGNYLYQNQNDFTFKNKASEWGLDAATFSNGSIHTDLDNDGDLDLVINNLNETAQVYENRIRNNNKDEIESPNYLKIALKGNKQNLFGIGTKVYLKYQGNIQFQEMMSVRGYMSSPPAYLTFGLGSAQKVDSVIVEWMGKKRQVLTDVAVNQKIQITEDEASEIIEEKIEKQTLFKDITNKSDIHYKHQENRFFEFNRERLMPHMVSAEGPSIVVADVNNDGKEDFFVTGARGQASTIYKQTNTNKFVDLNQTVFAKDSLSEDVGAAFFDADGDKDVDLLVVTGGNQDFKNIPQMMPRLYMNDGKGNFSKSKNLPEIHVTASCVKACDYDKDGDVDAFIGGRAIPVNYGGIPKSYLLNNNGKGDFEEVQNTSLQDVGMVTEAIWTDLNGDQWTDLVIVGEWMPITIFINKEGRLIKQAPENIGLDISSGLWNTVVAEDFDGDGDLDLIAGNLGLNSKLRASVSEPVQMYVDDFDHNTWKEPIITHYVNGEEFPFARIDELQKQLSYLSKKFNTYAQYSTAKLNDIFPKEQLLKAKHFEVQELRSMYIENLGNGKFKMKPLPNQVQFTTSNALLPLDYNNDGHKDVLVGGNFYEVNVQFGRYDAGYGYLLKGLGDGTFVVEDQQKMGFLLNNQVRDLQSIQLSDNQEGILVAKNNENVKLFIKSKE, encoded by the coding sequence ATGGCATGTTCAAATTTAGAAGAAAAAGACATAGGGTTTTCTTTAGTACCGTCAAGTAAATCTGGAATAAACTTTCAAAATAATGTTGAAGAGACAGATACATTTAACTTCTTAAAATATATTTATTTTTATAATGGCGCAGGTGTCGCAGCAGGAGATTTAAACGGTGATGGATTGGATGATCTTTACTTTACTGCAAACATGGAATTGAATAAGCTTTACTTAAACAAAGGAGATTTAACATTTGAAGATATTACAGAATATACTAAAATGGGTGGCTCTAAAGATACATGGTATACTGGTGTAACATTTGTAGATATAAATGGCGATGGACGATTAGATATTTATTTAAGTCAGATAGGGGAATTTGTAAACACCAATGGTCGAAATCAGCTCTATATAAATTATGGAAATGATAAAAATGGATACCCTATATTTAAAGAAGAAGCTTCTAAATATGGCCTCAATTTAGCAACTACTACAACCCAAACAGCTTTTTTTGATTATGACTTAGATGGCGATTTAGATGCTTACTTTTTGAACCACTCTGATTACAATAAAGGTATTTTCGGACCGGCAACTCAAAGAAAAGTAATTCATCCCATAGGAGATAAATTGTTCAGAAATGATAATAATACTTTTGTAGATGTTACTGAAGAATCTGGTTTGTATAGTAGCCTTATAGGCTACGGCTTAGGGATTAGCGTTGCAGACATAAATGATGATGGTTACCCCGATATTTATGTAGGTAATGATTTTCACGAAGATGATTATTTATACATAAATAATCAAGATGGAACCTTTAGCGAAAGTTTAGAAAAATACATGGGGCATACAAGTCGCTTTTCGATGGGTACTGATATTGCTGATATTAATAATGACGGCCTGCCAGATATTATGTCTTTAGATATGTTGGCCGAAGACCCGCAAAAACTTAGAACTTCACAAGGAGAAGATTCGTATCCTATATTTCATTATAAATTAAAATTTGGTTACGGATACCAATATGCTAGAAATGCTTTGCAGCTTAATAACGGTAATGAAACGTTTAGTGATATTGCCTTGTTTTCTGGAGTTGCAGCTACAGATTGGAGTTGGTCGGTATTGATAAACGATTACGATTTGGATGGTAGTAAAGATATTTTTATAGCCAACGGAATTTACAGAAGAAGTAATGATATGGATTATATGAAATACATATCTAATAATTCCGTCAAAAAAAACATTAAAAGTGGCGAAAAAAATATTTATAAAGATATCGTTTCTAAAATGCCAAGCGACCGATTGGGTAATTACTTATATCAAAACCAAAATGATTTTACTTTTAAAAATAAAGCTTCCGAATGGGGGTTAGATGCGGCAACATTTTCTAATGGCTCTATTCATACAGATTTAGATAATGATGGTGATTTAGATTTAGTGATTAATAATTTAAATGAAACAGCTCAAGTCTATGAAAATCGAATAAGAAATAATAATAAGGATGAAATAGAATCGCCTAATTATTTAAAAATAGCTTTAAAGGGAAACAAACAAAATTTGTTTGGAATAGGAACTAAAGTATATTTAAAATATCAAGGAAACATCCAATTTCAAGAAATGATGTCTGTTCGTGGATATATGTCTTCACCACCAGCGTATCTTACTTTTGGTTTAGGGTCAGCTCAAAAAGTAGACAGTGTTATTGTAGAATGGATGGGTAAAAAGCGACAAGTGCTAACTGATGTCGCTGTAAATCAAAAAATTCAAATTACAGAAGACGAAGCCTCTGAAATCATTGAAGAGAAAATAGAAAAACAGACACTTTTTAAAGACATTACAAATAAGTCTGATATTCATTACAAACATCAGGAAAATCGATTTTTCGAGTTTAACAGAGAGCGTCTTATGCCCCATATGGTGTCTGCCGAAGGTCCTAGTATAGTTGTTGCCGATGTAAATAATGATGGAAAAGAAGACTTTTTTGTTACGGGTGCTAGAGGACAGGCTTCAACAATTTATAAGCAAACCAATACCAATAAGTTTGTAGATCTAAATCAAACTGTTTTTGCTAAGGATAGTCTTTCAGAAGATGTGGGTGCTGCTTTTTTCGATGCAGATGGCGATAAAGATGTTGATCTTTTAGTAGTTACTGGTGGCAACCAGGATTTTAAAAATATCCCACAAATGATGCCTCGATTATATATGAACGATGGAAAAGGTAATTTTTCAAAATCTAAAAATCTTCCAGAAATACATGTAACAGCATCTTGTGTAAAAGCATGTGATTATGATAAGGATGGGGATGTAGATGCCTTTATTGGTGGTAGAGCGATTCCTGTCAATTATGGAGGTATACCCAAAAGTTATTTACTTAACAATAACGGTAAAGGTGATTTTGAAGAAGTGCAAAACACCAGTTTACAGGATGTTGGAATGGTTACAGAGGCTATATGGACAGATTTAAATGGAGATCAATGGACAGATTTAGTAATTGTAGGGGAATGGATGCCTATTACCATATTTATCAATAAGGAAGGGCGTTTAATCAAACAAGCACCAGAAAATATAGGCTTAGATATTAGTAGTGGGTTGTGGAATACAGTAGTTGCAGAAGATTTTGATGGAGATGGCGATTTAGATTTAATAGCTGGAAATTTAGGATTAAATTCAAAGCTGAGAGCTTCAGTATCTGAACCTGTTCAAATGTATGTTGATGATTTTGATCATAATACCTGGAAAGAACCAATTATTACGCATTATGTAAATGGTGAAGAATTTCCATTTGCCAGAATAGATGAATTGCAAAAACAGTTAAGCTACTTAAGTAAAAAGTTCAATACTTACGCACAATATTCAACAGCAAAATTGAATGATATTTTTCCTAAAGAACAATTGCTAAAGGCAAAACATTTTGAAGTACAAGAATTGAGATCAATGTATATTGAGAATCTGGGTAACGGAAAGTTTAAAATGAAACCGCTACCTAATCAAGTGCAGTTTACCACATCTAATGCGCTATTACCTTTAGATTATAATAATGATGGACACAAAGATGTGTTGGTTGGAGGTAATTTCTATGAGGTAAATGTTCAGTTTGGAAGATATGATGCTGGTTATGGGTATTTACTTAAAGGTTTAGGTGATGGTACATTTGTTGTAGAAGATCAACAAAAAATGGGTTTCCTTTTGAATAATCAGGTAAGAGATTTACAATCAATTCAGTTGTCAGATAATCAAGAAGGCATATTAGTAGCTAAAAACAACGAAAATGTGAAGCTATTTATTAAAAGTAAAGAATAG